The Sporichthyaceae bacterium genome includes a window with the following:
- the cmk gene encoding (d)CMP kinase yields the protein MESCPAPEATTLVVALDGPSGSGKSTVARAVATALGVRYLDTGAMYRAMTWWMLQAGIDVADAEAVAAAAEAPSICSGTDPAQPTITVDGADVAEPIRGPEVTAAVSLVSAVPAVRTRLVAMQQAIIARCRADDGGIVVEGRDIGTVVAPDACVKVFLTASIDARADRRATEINSAAAAAVSVESTRADLARRDRIDSTRAAAPLLQAADAVAIDTTSLNLAQVVSAVVAQVAAVRPMPVAPDLAH from the coding sequence GTGGAGTCGTGTCCCGCGCCGGAGGCGACGACCCTCGTCGTCGCGCTGGACGGACCCTCCGGATCGGGCAAGTCCACCGTCGCGCGTGCGGTCGCAACCGCGCTCGGCGTGCGCTACCTGGACACCGGTGCGATGTACCGGGCGATGACCTGGTGGATGCTCCAGGCCGGCATCGACGTCGCCGACGCCGAAGCAGTCGCCGCAGCCGCCGAGGCGCCCTCGATCTGCTCGGGCACCGACCCGGCGCAACCCACGATCACCGTCGACGGCGCCGACGTCGCCGAGCCGATCCGCGGTCCGGAGGTCACCGCGGCGGTAAGCCTGGTAAGCGCCGTGCCAGCCGTGCGTACCCGACTGGTGGCCATGCAGCAGGCGATCATCGCCCGCTGCCGCGCCGACGACGGCGGGATCGTGGTCGAGGGCCGCGACATCGGCACGGTCGTCGCCCCGGACGCGTGCGTCAAGGTCTTCCTCACCGCCTCGATCGACGCCCGTGCCGACCGTCGGGCGACCGAGATCAACTCCGCCGCCGCAGCCGCTGTCAGCGTCGAGTCGACCCGCGCCGACCTCGCCCGGCGCGACCGGATCGATTCCACCCGCGCCGCCGCACCTCTGCTGCAGGCCGCCGACGCGGTGGCGATCGACACCACCTCCCTGAACCTCGCCCAGGTCGTCTCGGCCGTGGTCGCGCAGGTCGCGGCGGTGCGGCCGATGCCCGTCGCCCCGGATCTGGCGCACTGA
- a CDS encoding serine hydrolase domain-containing protein, with protein sequence MSPAVDDVLRNAVETGAVPNVVAVAADRDGIRYQGAAGPRAVGSPEEVAVDSVLWIASMTKMVTTVAALQLRERGKLDFDAPVAEYLSEWDKMQVLEGFAGDTPRLRQPTRRATVGELATHTAGQTYWFWNADMVRYEELTGHPNVISGTTAALFLPLVVDPGTKFEYGTNTDWLGRVVEEVAGQRLDTYFAEHITGPLGMVDTVFGVDEERRERKVALHFPAEGGGWVASDMELPADPDYWSGGHGLYSTAQDYLRFARMLLGGGVFSGSRILAEDTVAEAFTNRIGGLEVPERVSAASPAHSCDFVYGPDRKWGWGLLLNTKDEPGRRRAGSGAWAGLANTHFWIDPTSGITGAIFSQYLPFATPGYVQMYADFEKAIYDLV encoded by the coding sequence ATGTCCCCTGCTGTCGATGACGTCCTGCGCAATGCGGTTGAGACCGGCGCGGTGCCCAACGTCGTGGCCGTGGCGGCGGATCGTGACGGTATCCGCTACCAGGGCGCGGCCGGTCCGCGAGCGGTGGGCAGTCCGGAGGAAGTAGCGGTCGACTCGGTCCTCTGGATCGCGTCGATGACCAAGATGGTCACCACCGTCGCCGCGCTGCAGTTGCGGGAGCGGGGCAAGCTCGACTTCGACGCGCCGGTGGCGGAATACCTGTCCGAGTGGGACAAGATGCAGGTGCTCGAGGGCTTCGCCGGCGACACGCCGCGGCTGCGGCAGCCCACGCGGCGGGCGACCGTGGGTGAGCTGGCCACCCACACCGCCGGCCAGACGTACTGGTTCTGGAACGCCGACATGGTCCGGTACGAGGAACTGACGGGGCACCCCAACGTGATCAGCGGGACGACCGCTGCGCTGTTCCTGCCGCTGGTGGTCGATCCGGGCACGAAGTTCGAGTACGGCACCAACACCGACTGGCTGGGCCGCGTTGTCGAGGAGGTCGCCGGCCAGCGACTGGACACGTACTTCGCCGAGCACATCACCGGCCCGCTCGGCATGGTCGACACCGTTTTCGGAGTTGACGAGGAGCGCCGCGAGCGCAAGGTCGCGTTGCACTTCCCGGCCGAGGGCGGCGGTTGGGTCGCCTCCGACATGGAGCTGCCGGCCGACCCGGACTACTGGAGCGGCGGCCACGGCTTGTACTCCACGGCGCAGGACTACTTGCGCTTCGCCCGGATGCTGCTGGGCGGCGGCGTGTTCAGCGGGAGCCGGATCCTGGCCGAGGACACCGTCGCGGAGGCGTTCACCAACCGGATCGGCGGGCTCGAGGTCCCGGAGCGCGTGTCAGCTGCCTCGCCTGCGCACAGCTGCGACTTCGTCTACGGACCCGATCGCAAATGGGGCTGGGGTCTGCTGCTCAACACCAAGGACGAGCCCGGTCGACGCCGCGCGGGCAGCGGGGCCTGGGCGGGACTGGCCAACACTCACTTCTGGATCGACCCGACCAGCGGGATCACCGGCGCGATCTTCTCCCAGTACCTGCCGTTCGCGACCCCGGGCTACGTGCAGATGTACGCCGACTTCGAGAAGGCGATCTACGACCTGGTCTGA
- a CDS encoding cytochrome c biogenesis protein DipZ — translation MITILIGLLAGMITSLSPCVLPMVPILLADPATLEESDAPAQASVEEGGGPAVAAPPRKRVSVRRPLGIVSGLVLSFSLSALFGSIVLDAFGLPEDLLRKIGIGVLALIGVGLVSHRVAAILERPFARLPKRAVNTRGNGLVLGLGMGLLFAPCAGPVLATIAVVGATHRFGFRTITLTFAFAIGAALPLLVLALARDAILSRAGFLRRHAVRLRTTGGVVMIAMAVVLAFNLADPLQRHVPRYTEVLQSKVEENNDAASRLRSLVTGEDRKASPLATDEGCAPDSDVIQNCGPAPEFAGITSWLNTPDGKPLKISDLAGKVVLVDFWTYSCINCQRTLPYVEGWAKKYAADGLVVVGVHSPEFAFEHVKSNVVEQAARLGVRYPIALDNDFSTWNAYSNEYWPAEYLIDATGTVRHRSFGEGSYQTTENLIRQLLSQAKQGVNLGTASVGTDPEPITGGTGETYLGYGHALAVSGTAPDPVKDRPTPYRYDGRLYPDTVALNGTWTIGPQQMTAGPGAALRLDYQADKVYLVLGGDGTVDVVLDGKHVNTVPVKGVPTLYQLTTAPPKKGRGVLQLSFGPGIQAYDFTFG, via the coding sequence ATGATCACCATCCTGATCGGCTTGCTGGCCGGGATGATCACCAGCCTCTCACCGTGCGTGCTGCCGATGGTGCCGATCCTGCTGGCCGACCCGGCCACGCTGGAGGAGAGCGACGCGCCGGCGCAGGCGAGTGTGGAGGAGGGCGGCGGGCCGGCAGTCGCGGCACCGCCCCGCAAGCGGGTGAGCGTGCGCCGTCCGTTGGGGATCGTCAGCGGGCTCGTGCTCAGCTTCAGCCTCTCCGCGCTGTTCGGCTCGATCGTGCTCGACGCGTTCGGTCTGCCGGAGGACCTGTTGCGCAAGATCGGCATCGGCGTTCTTGCGCTGATCGGCGTCGGGCTGGTCTCGCACCGGGTGGCCGCAATCCTGGAACGGCCGTTCGCTCGGCTGCCCAAGCGGGCGGTGAACACCCGCGGGAACGGTCTGGTCCTCGGGCTCGGCATGGGGCTGCTGTTCGCGCCGTGCGCCGGGCCGGTGCTGGCGACGATCGCGGTGGTCGGCGCGACACATCGGTTCGGGTTCCGGACGATCACGTTGACGTTCGCGTTCGCGATCGGGGCCGCACTTCCGTTGTTGGTCCTGGCCCTCGCCCGCGACGCGATCCTCTCCCGCGCCGGCTTCCTGCGTCGGCACGCGGTGCGACTGCGGACGACCGGCGGCGTGGTCATGATCGCGATGGCGGTGGTGCTCGCGTTCAACCTGGCCGACCCGCTGCAGCGACACGTGCCCCGCTACACCGAGGTGCTGCAGAGCAAGGTCGAGGAGAACAACGACGCCGCGTCCCGGCTGCGCTCGCTGGTCACCGGTGAGGACCGGAAGGCCTCACCGCTGGCCACCGACGAGGGCTGCGCCCCGGACAGCGACGTCATCCAGAACTGCGGACCGGCCCCGGAGTTCGCCGGGATCACCAGTTGGCTGAACACGCCGGACGGCAAGCCGCTGAAGATCTCCGACCTGGCGGGCAAGGTCGTCCTGGTCGACTTCTGGACCTACAGCTGCATCAACTGCCAACGCACCCTGCCCTACGTGGAGGGCTGGGCGAAGAAGTACGCCGCGGACGGCCTGGTCGTGGTCGGAGTGCACTCCCCCGAGTTCGCGTTCGAGCACGTGAAGTCCAACGTGGTCGAGCAGGCGGCCCGCCTGGGTGTGCGGTACCCGATCGCACTGGACAACGACTTCTCGACCTGGAACGCCTACTCGAACGAGTACTGGCCTGCCGAGTACCTGATCGACGCGACCGGAACGGTACGGCACCGCTCGTTCGGCGAGGGCAGCTACCAGACCACCGAGAACCTGATCCGGCAGTTGCTGAGCCAGGCCAAGCAGGGCGTGAACCTGGGCACGGCGTCGGTCGGCACCGACCCGGAACCGATCACCGGCGGCACCGGTGAGACCTACCTCGGCTACGGCCACGCCCTGGCTGTCTCCGGCACCGCGCCGGATCCGGTCAAGGACCGCCCGACGCCGTACCGATACGACGGCCGGCTGTACCCGGACACCGTGGCGCTGAACGGAACCTGGACGATCGGGCCGCAACAGATGACCGCCGGTCCGGGCGCCGCGCTGCGCCTGGACTACCAGGCCGACAAGGTCTACCTGGTGCTCGGCGGCGACGGCACGGTCGACGTCGTCCTCGACGGCAAGCACGTGAACACCGTGCCGGTGAAGGGGGTACCGACGTTGTACCAGCTGACCACGGCACCGCCGAAGAAGGGCCGAGGCGTCCTGCAGTTGAGCTTCGGGCCCGGCATCCAGGCCTACGACTTCACGTTCGGCTGA
- a CDS encoding prephenate dehydrogenase, with the protein MSGDRLESALVVGSGLMGTSVAMVLRANGVVVHLDDRDRATVELAVALGAGEPRTRSTPRVDLAIIAVPPASVAVVLAELQRQDVAAAYTDLASTKGAAQRAVDTIADPTTFVGGHPLAGRELSGPGAARADLFTGRPWVLTPSVRTDPAALARATALVELCEAIPVLMDPHTHDLAVALVSHTPQVLASLVAARLVDADPDAVGLAGQGLLDVTRIAASDPRLWTDILASNATAVADVLAAVAADLDDVVRALRAVATDPADPEALEPVTAALRAGNEGRAQLPGKHGQPPARWTPVPVLVPDEPGELARLLADVGRSGINLEDMRIEHSPGQAVGLVELAVRPPNAAELVAQLRALGWIVHW; encoded by the coding sequence CGGCGACCGGCTGGAATCCGCTCTCGTCGTCGGCTCGGGGCTGATGGGCACGTCGGTGGCCATGGTCCTGCGGGCGAACGGGGTCGTGGTGCACCTGGACGACCGCGACCGGGCGACGGTGGAACTGGCCGTCGCGCTGGGGGCCGGGGAGCCGCGGACCCGCTCGACCCCGCGCGTGGATCTGGCGATCATCGCGGTTCCGCCGGCTTCGGTGGCCGTGGTGCTGGCCGAGCTGCAACGGCAGGACGTCGCGGCCGCGTACACCGACCTGGCCAGCACCAAGGGCGCGGCCCAGCGTGCGGTGGACACGATCGCCGACCCGACCACCTTCGTGGGTGGGCACCCGTTGGCCGGACGGGAGCTGTCCGGTCCCGGCGCGGCGCGGGCCGACCTGTTCACCGGCCGGCCCTGGGTGCTGACGCCCTCAGTCCGGACCGACCCGGCGGCCCTGGCCCGGGCGACCGCGCTGGTCGAGCTCTGCGAGGCCATCCCGGTCCTGATGGACCCCCACACCCATGACCTCGCCGTCGCGCTGGTCTCGCACACCCCGCAGGTGCTGGCCAGCCTGGTCGCCGCCCGGTTGGTCGACGCCGACCCGGACGCCGTCGGCCTGGCCGGGCAGGGCCTGCTCGACGTCACCCGCATCGCGGCCTCGGACCCGCGGCTGTGGACGGACATCCTGGCCAGCAACGCCACCGCGGTCGCCGACGTGCTCGCGGCCGTCGCCGCCGACCTCGACGACGTCGTCCGCGCACTGCGCGCGGTGGCCACCGACCCGGCCGACCCGGAAGCCCTCGAGCCGGTGACGGCCGCACTGCGGGCGGGCAACGAGGGCCGGGCCCAGCTGCCCGGAAAGCACGGCCAACCGCCCGCGCGGTGGACCCCGGTCCCGGTGCTCGTCCCGGACGAACCGGGCGAGCTGGCCCGCCTGCTCGCCGACGTGGGCCGCTCCGGGATCAACCTGGAGGACATGCGGATCGAGCACTCGCCCGGGCAGGCGGTCGGCCTGGTGGAGCTCGCGGTCCGGCCGCCGAACGCCGCGGAACTGGTCGCCCAACTGCGCGCCCTCGGCTGGATCGTCCACTGGTGA
- the der gene encoding ribosome biogenesis GTPase Der, whose amino-acid sequence MESLDHLDEDLADADFDGKFPEGLDDDAPAEALPVLAVVGRPNVGKSTLVNRFIGRREAVTEDVPGVTRDRVFYDASWAGRRFTVVDTGGWDPDGEGLRASITAQAELAVAAADAVLFVVDATVGATDHDEAVVRILRSSGKPVVLAANKVDGPSAEADAAMLWSLGLGEPYPVSALHGRGSGDLLDAVLEALPETPAETTAPVGGPRRVALLGKPNVGKSSLLNKLAGANRVVVDAVAGTTVDPVDELIELGGKTWRFVDTAGIRRKVATASGHEYFASLRTAAALDAAEVAVVLIDAHETLSEQDTRIISMVVDAGRALVIAYNKWDLLDEERHYYLEREIETELVRVPWAPRVNIAARTGRHVDKLVPALETALASWDQRIPTARLNAFIGTLVAAHPHPIRGGKQPRILFATQAAARPPRFVLFASGFLEAGYRRFVERRLREEFGFVGTPIDISVKVREKRKR is encoded by the coding sequence GTGGAATCCCTCGACCACCTCGACGAGGACCTCGCGGACGCCGACTTCGACGGCAAGTTCCCGGAGGGCCTCGACGACGATGCCCCCGCCGAGGCGCTGCCGGTGCTGGCCGTCGTGGGTCGGCCGAACGTCGGCAAGTCCACGCTGGTCAACCGGTTCATCGGTCGCCGGGAGGCCGTCACTGAGGACGTGCCGGGGGTGACCCGCGACCGGGTCTTCTACGACGCCTCGTGGGCCGGCCGCCGGTTCACCGTCGTCGACACCGGCGGGTGGGACCCGGACGGCGAGGGCCTGCGGGCCTCGATCACCGCCCAGGCCGAACTCGCGGTCGCGGCGGCTGATGCGGTGCTGTTCGTGGTCGACGCGACCGTCGGCGCGACCGACCACGACGAGGCCGTCGTTCGCATCCTGCGCAGCTCCGGCAAGCCGGTGGTCCTGGCTGCCAACAAGGTCGACGGGCCTTCGGCCGAGGCCGACGCCGCGATGCTCTGGTCGCTGGGCCTGGGGGAGCCGTACCCGGTCTCGGCGTTGCACGGCCGCGGTTCCGGCGACCTGCTCGACGCGGTGCTCGAGGCGCTGCCGGAGACCCCGGCCGAGACCACCGCACCGGTGGGCGGCCCGCGCCGCGTCGCGCTGCTCGGCAAGCCGAACGTCGGCAAGTCCTCGCTGCTGAACAAGCTGGCCGGGGCCAACCGCGTGGTGGTCGACGCGGTCGCCGGCACCACCGTCGACCCGGTCGACGAGCTCATCGAACTGGGCGGGAAGACCTGGCGGTTCGTCGACACCGCGGGCATCCGGCGCAAGGTCGCGACCGCGTCCGGCCACGAGTACTTCGCCAGCCTGCGCACCGCCGCGGCCCTCGACGCCGCCGAGGTCGCCGTCGTGCTGATCGACGCGCACGAGACGTTGTCCGAGCAGGACACCCGGATCATCTCGATGGTCGTCGACGCCGGCCGGGCGCTGGTCATCGCCTACAACAAGTGGGACCTGCTCGACGAGGAACGCCATTACTACCTCGAGCGCGAGATCGAGACCGAGCTGGTGCGCGTGCCCTGGGCGCCCCGGGTCAACATCGCCGCCCGTACCGGGCGCCACGTGGACAAGCTGGTCCCGGCGTTGGAGACCGCGCTTGCGTCGTGGGACCAGCGGATCCCGACGGCCAGGCTGAACGCGTTCATCGGAACCCTGGTCGCCGCCCACCCGCACCCGATCCGCGGCGGCAAGCAGCCGCGCATCCTCTTCGCCACCCAGGCGGCGGCGCGCCCGCCCCGGTTCGTGCTGTTCGCGTCGGGGTTCCTGGAGGCCGGCTACCGGCGTTTCGTGGAGCGCCGGCTGCGTGAGGAGTTCGGCTTCGTCGGCACCCCGATCGACATCTCGGTCAAGGTGAGGGAGAAGCGCAAGCGCTGA
- a CDS encoding class I SAM-dependent methyltransferase, translating to METEGMPDRRGRVRTDLAGVPETTLWTLYHRAREADSAYSVIEDPKAIDVLAAIDFDFYGRFGSAPPWLGRFIGLRAAAFDTQVRQFMNAYPGATVVVLGEGLETQFWRVDDGKVRWFTVELPETAALRTALLPDDPPRRRTLAGSALDPKWIEELGATADDHVMVVAQGLLMYLPPAQVRALIQRCAEEFPGGSMVFDTVPRRVSQLTVRGLPGPGGYRPPPMPWGVTPGRLVDELSEDPAIGRARLVDPPAIGDPLSSTVLTARRLLPLMRRHGPAVVRLDFQRGCPGKRP from the coding sequence ATGGAGACCGAGGGGATGCCGGACCGACGGGGCCGGGTACGGACCGATCTCGCGGGGGTTCCGGAGACGACGTTGTGGACGCTGTACCACCGGGCACGCGAGGCCGACTCGGCGTACTCGGTGATCGAGGACCCGAAGGCGATCGACGTGCTCGCCGCGATCGACTTCGACTTCTACGGCCGCTTCGGGTCGGCCCCGCCGTGGCTGGGTCGGTTCATCGGCCTGCGGGCCGCGGCCTTCGACACCCAGGTGCGGCAGTTCATGAACGCCTACCCCGGCGCGACCGTGGTGGTGCTCGGCGAGGGCCTGGAGACCCAGTTCTGGCGGGTCGACGACGGCAAGGTGCGTTGGTTCACCGTCGAACTGCCGGAGACCGCGGCGCTGCGGACCGCGCTGCTGCCCGACGACCCGCCGCGGCGGCGGACGCTGGCCGGGTCGGCGCTGGACCCGAAGTGGATCGAGGAGTTGGGCGCCACCGCGGACGACCACGTGATGGTCGTGGCGCAGGGGCTGCTCATGTACCTGCCACCGGCGCAGGTTCGGGCCCTGATCCAGCGCTGCGCCGAGGAGTTCCCGGGCGGGTCGATGGTGTTCGACACGGTGCCGCGCCGGGTGTCCCAGCTGACCGTGCGCGGGCTTCCCGGACCCGGCGGCTACCGGCCGCCGCCGATGCCCTGGGGGGTCACCCCGGGTCGACTGGTCGACGAACTGAGCGAGGACCCGGCGATCGGCCGGGCCCGACTGGTCGATCCACCGGCGATCGGCGACCCGCTGTCCAGCACCGTGCTGACCGCGCGCCGCCTGCTGCCGCTGATGCGCCGGCACGGGCCCGCTGTCGTGCGGCTGGACTTCCAACGCGGATGTCCGGGGAAACGACCTTAA